The DNA sequence TTTTCGTGATAGTCGATAGTAATTTTCAAACTTTTCATCACTTAATgtcataaataatgttttgtattcTCCATGTTTATTTCTGAATTTAATATGATTTTCAATCCAGAACCggtgttttcttttcttttgcaATTCACCCAAGACTAGATCATCAATCTCACTTTCGGATTCATCGTCAGAAGAACTGTCTAGCAAAGTCAGTGTCAATGCCATTCTATCAGTACCTCGATACGATTTATACGAGAAACATGAAATGCGTCCGTTCCACAAGGTGTATGACTGAAAACTGCGCTGCGATAAGTGAGTTGTACATAGTTGTGGGTCATATTCGTGTACTCCAGTGGAAACGTAGACCCACGTTGACAGCGTTGAGCTATGTAACCGCCTATTCGAGCAAGCCACGCATGTATCAATGACGTCAATTCATGCGTAGCCTCTCCGTGGGTTGCAGTGGACACAGCCACATACATTTTCTTACAAAGCGAAGCTTAATACACGTGCGTAGCCTCTCCGTGCGCCGCGGTGGGCCCGCGCCTTTATATAAACTACATCCGTGTCTATGGAACTTTCAATCTCCTGAATACAAGATAAAGCAAAAACGGGATGCAGCATATAATTCCATAGTTAATGGAATGAATATAACGGGATTCGGTACGGTAgaagttaaaaacaaaattaaaaatttacggTCGACGTaccaacaagaaaaaaaaaaattcaagaatCGAAGAAATCCGGAGCGGGTCTCAGTAATGTGTACACTTCTAATATTAAATGGCTGAAAGAGATGGAAGAGGTGTTTTCAaaagatttaaacaaaaatgtttttgaaaacgtaagtactttttattgttattttttatgttataagaatGTAGATAAGGGAGACTGGGGACACTTGATtccctatttttatttttatcgctaatttattatattttttaccgtCGTTGAATGTATTATACTTCCCAGTTTAAAGGACCATGCCCATATTAGTATGGAGCTAAAAGTCAGCACTGTCATGCGATGCCCAAATTGCAGCCCTATGTCATATGATAGccttttaatagtatttttataatatctagatTTTATGTCATTTAAAGCACCGATTCACAAGTAATTCTATATTAAACATGATAACTTACTActgatattttatatgcattGTATCGTTTACGGACAGCAAtgctattagttttttattaggaaCTTCATGATCAtcacttatatttaagtataaaaggACACTGATCTGGCCTACGTCTACCTACTAGTCTTGTTTCTATAGTATAGTgtcaatataaatgtgaaaacgaTTAGGTTCGATGCAAAACTTGTACTCGAGTAAACAGAACTCAATATGGAAAGAGACTAATGACTCACAACAAATGGGTATTTTTGATGAGATTATAAAAgcatattgtgataaaatagaaCGGGTtgtattaaactatatttttatatttgacatCAATTAACTGCTTGACTTAaaggcaaataaaaataccaacatttgtattaggtaggtactgtctGATCTGTaagcatttacaataattattttattaacagatCTAATACTTAGGTTGTTTCAATTAAATGGGGTAAAATAATGTTCTCTGACTGATAAAATACTGATCTATTGCTGCATTCAAGGTTTGTGGCGATTGAGTACAagtttcgaataaaataaaaaaagcagtataagtgttaaatgttttattcttcaattacaagtaatatattgtctaagaaTGATGCTGGCGGCGATATATTGTCTTGGTGTCTAGCCCAACCCAAATACCATATTATGGCCATAACGTGGCAACAGCATCCCACTGTTCTGTTACCCACGAGACAGTTGCAACAGTAACCTAATATTGCATCTAAGCAATTACTACTCGAGGGCTGAgtgtcaattaaaatatacgtaaaatatttacgCCGACCAACATGGCGCGACTGGATTCGACCCCTTAATAAATAAGGTCTATTTCCTCCAACGGCCGCAACCATTTCTTCAGAGTGTTCCAGCTCAGgacatatttcaatttcatacaaGCCATTTTGTCGAACATGTTCGCCATAATATGATCGTGCTTGTTTTACCTGATATGGGCCCAATGCGAAAATAATCAATTCTGAGTAACTAAATAcgggaaatatatttaattgaggAAACCTGCCGTCTATGCGTCTAAACATAACCGATCGcctgtttaaattataatttgttacaaattctGCTAAGTAATTAGGAGTATGTTGATACCTCAAGGCTCTTTCTATAATAAGAGAAGCATCTGGCCGATCTTGAAGCGTGGGGTGAAATCTGTTAATTAATGAAGctgcaattttaaaatcactcaTTAAATGTGCATGagctctattaaaaaaatcctggCGAAATAAAGTCCCTTTTAAATCGTCCGTTGACTACTTCCACTACCCATCGACATAATGTCACTAATCGACTTTTGTTTGCCTGAATAGTTGTTAGTTGTCGTTCTCCCTCATTTAACGACTCAGGCTTCTGCACATTATAATTACAGGCCTCCAACAGTGGGATCGCATCTCTGAATCCTCGGTCGAGTATAAATACATCTCCCTCTCTGTAAAATGATCGCATGGGTCCAGATTCatcagtaaataaatctttcattATTTCTGCATCGGTTTGAGTGGCAGCATAAGGGCCGATCACATCAATAATGTGCCCGTCTGTACACACACAAAGAAATGGTTTAACGAGGTTCACatatttgtgtaaactataAGTTTCCTTTTGATAGAAATAATTGGAACTCTTTTCAATATATATGTAAGTGCCATCACATATTGTGATTGCAGGTCTGGTTTGATCAGAGCCATTTGGATTGCCAAACAAAGCATTTAGAATACTCAGATTTCTTCTTATGACATCTTCTCTATTAAGATGCTGCAATCCAATATGTAATGGTACAAAATGTTCCATAAAACATAAGCGTACAATGTTCATGTGCCTCTCCATAGTTGATCGAggtatattaaataatgaagacAATCTCTTGTTACTGTCCCCTGtcctcattttaattaaaaagatagcCAAAGCAGATTTTGGTGATGGTACCTGATTAGCTAAAGGtaactcattaaataaaataatgaattcagaCACTTCCAGTCCAGTCCAATAATGGCATATGTGGTTGGGCATTTCTTCaacacattcaaaattaaatgtgacaGTTTTTGTTTTGCCATATTAACTAAATCTTCTATTTGATTTATACTAAAACTTGATATTGAAGATGATTGTTCTGGTAATTCACGCCAAGTATTAGAATACAAATGGTGATGGCAAACACGTGAATACCGGGGCacataatagttgtaatctacaattaacatatttttaataaatgttggtattaaatgcatagGTACATAACCGCAGTCGGAATAAATGCAGTGTCTTGATGTACTAGCAGCTCTCTTGTAATGAGGTAAATTGACCATTCCAACTGATCTCTGGCCCAGCTGAGAGGCAGAAGCAGGTGCAGGTGCCGGGACAGGGGCAGGTGCCGGAGCAGGGGCAGGTGCTGGAGCAGGAGCAGGTACAGGTGGCAATTGTGGTATAGCCATTTCTCGTTGAGAATCTTGTTCAAATTGTCGGCTAGCTCGCCGCCAACAATTATGACAAACAGCATAGCTATCTCTTCcattctgaaaatatttatgattgttaaaaataaagcagtgttaaaaaatataaaatacacaatctCTTGATTTACTAAgttgaataaacaatataatgcaAATTAAGAGAGCTCTGACATTTATCATacttgaatatattaaaaaaatgcataaaatgaTTGTCATTGTAAAAACTATTACCACTGATATAGTTATAAGGATTATTTtccaaattgttataattatgtgtcaTTACCATTAATCATATTCAATGTAAGTAGTACTTAATAGGTGTTtaaggatttaaataaatacctgtacTGATCTAATCCATggaaaaaaatcatataatggTCCATTTTCTTCGAGAGAATGAAGTCTAGCTTCATTCAAAGAACAGCCACAGCCAGCACAGATATTAGTATGACCTAATATTCTAGGTGTGTTTACATCAGCATTTTGTAAGAATACATAACATGCATGACATATTACATCTTCCATAGGGagctgaaaacaaaacagtcggTGTTAGTAGGTCTCACATACCATAAGAAATGATtaactaagaaaacaaaaaaaatattttacacgtcCACGATAAGAGTTGAAGTTCGACtgtattaagtaatatatttttctcgcAGTCACGTTTCAAGTTATCGTGCATGCATACTCTATACAAGGTATAGTTTTGAAGTTGCACGATATTTCAGAAGgtaattatgttagttattctgaaaatcagttaaaattagaaaaataaaataacaagtattataaagtattattgatttttgacgAAGTAtcgtatttttacataattatttatgagttttattacaatcttcTGATATATTGTAGTTTCAAAACTACACCGTGTATAACCGTCCTGCAGATTCtgaatgtatataataatgatacttACATATTCAATTCTCAGCCAAATAGACAAGATAATTAGCAACTCTTGAGGCAAAGTTGTAACAACATGCCTCTGTATGCGTTGAACGCGTAACCCACAGTTCAAGCAACGCAACATTTTGTGTCACAAACGAAAAGTCCAAATCACAAAACACAACGAAGTCCGTATAAGAAAAGCCGAAGTCACTGAATAAAACGACACTATCAATATCCATAAAACGTAGCCGAAgtagattttaaattgaacgGAAAAGCACAATCGGAGTAAACGTAAACACAGCAGCAGACGcagagtgaatgaatgaatcagtGTTGCCAGTCTTAaaagatgttaaaaaaataacgtttcatattttttactagtaaGATAATTTACATGCGGTTACTTATTATGAAGTTAATCTTACCGATAGTAtcattaatatacaaataaaacagcaacactataatactagtttatcattattcaaaataatttgtaaaaacacaACGAGTGAATAAACCGGCCAAAAGACATGATTCCAGACCGTGATAAATGCAAAAAGCATGAATGAAACATTATTCTGTCAAAAGCCCCGATCGGTGGTCAACAAAaagtcgtattttttttattttttatccagTGCTTCTTAGgacttaaaattaacaatttaattcaaatttttatttattacctcaatcttgtaatttactttatctGGGCGTTTCTGGGGCAAAAATGGGCATGGTTCTTTCAATATTTATCAAACATTCGAAAGAGGccaagttatttttatatttcaggtcataaattaataaataatcaactcTTCCTGATATAATATCAGGGAGAGTAGTTTTCGGCCCAAATATCATGAAAAAATACCAGTTCACCGTACATTTGGGAGATTTCTACTGTTGTTACcgattaaaatatctataacaTCGTTAAAATATGTCGCCTAGGGATGAAGTGTCCCTAGTTTTCcctatttcttaaataaaattatgaaatcattCTGTTTTGCCACGATACGGCACCTGCCCCACTGAAGAACTCTGCATATTTATCTCGAAGCTCCCTTGCTGTACGTGCTGCATTGTTGGCGCTATGATCAGTGATAGTTGGCAAAGTAGCTATAAGTTCTCGCCTCCAACTCCCCTCAGAAACGGATCCCGAATCTATATCTTCTTCATCAACACAACCCCTTGGAAAGTAATGGCCGGGACTTGTGAGACGTAACCAATTGTGCAGCGCACATGAGGCGCGAATAATTTTATCGGTGGTTTGGTCATTAGTTGGTATGggtttttgaaaaattctaAACCTGCTTGCCAGAATACCAAATGCATTTTCGACGATTCTTCGTGCTCTAGAGACTctgtaattgaatattttttgtttcgttgAAAGATTTGTGCCACTGtatggttttaataaatatgattttagtGGAAACGCATCATCTCCAACTAAAAATCCTCCTTTTGGAAGCAAATTATTCTCAAGATCACTACGTAATTTGCTGTTTTTGAATATCCCGCCATCTGAATTTCTTCCATTAGCCCCAATATTTACATATCGAAAACAATAGTCGTGATCAACCACAGCCATCAAAACCACACTGTTGGAAcccttgtaattaaaatattcacttcCACAATTCGGTGGTGCTTGAATTATCACATGCTTCCCGTCTATAGCGCCGTGGCAACCAGGGAAATTCCACCTTGTTCTGAAGCCTAATTCTATTTCTTTCCATTCTTCATTATTCTGCGgtacctgaaacaataatttattttcatttcatttcacagATTCCTGGTCCTACTAATGAAGACACAGTTTCTCAGGACAGTAGCTCTGCTACATCTTCGCATTCAAACATCAACCAGGAAGTATTAGCTAATACAAGCAACGACCAGCAAGCACCACTTACTGTAATTACGACTACCACTGGAAATACTGCGAGAGCTAAAAAGAGAACTAAAGAAATTTTTCAAGCTGTTTCTGATCTCAAAAAGTTAAATGATGGGATAAATTCTGAGAGTGAAACCGTATTTGATGTGTTTGGAAGGAGTGTTGCATTACAACTTAAGAATTTATCGGCAGAGAATGCTCTAATAGCACAAAGTAGAATCCAGAATattctgacagaatttgggaTAAAAGAACTTAGACAAAGAACTACTTCGTCTTTTTCTAATCACAGCTACCAAACGCCGTCTTCTGTATATTCAGACACGAGTAATGACTATTATCAGTTTGATGTAACTTATGTGGATTCTCCGCCACAACTACCAACACCAGCTCCCTCTACATCGCAAACAATCTTTGCTGCAACATCTACTCCTGTACCTAATGTCAACGCTACGCCAGATTCTATGAGCACTAATGACATTGTAGCAGCTGCGATGTTTGCAGCTATGGAAACAGATGGAAGACAAAaagtttgatttttatttttgtcttttttgtaccctttgtttgaaattaataaaaaaagtaataaattcactcaagttttatttttagtatgtaAAAAAAGTACGTacctttaaataattttccaaataagtaaatattgcaTCCATGACTTCCGGTATAAGTGATGATATTGCAGCCCGAGATACTCTGTAAAAAGCCTGCAAATAACGGTAGCTCGCGCCAGTTACCAAATAGCATAACGCTATTTGTAGTTTAGTCTTTGCAGTTATAGCTTCTCTCATGACTGTATCTTCCCTCTGTATCAATGGAGTAATATTTTCTAACAATGTATCAAAATGTTGTACATCCATTCTTAAAAGCATTCTTAATTCATCAGGATCTTCTACCTCTAATTCATTAAAAACAGTTTGCAGCAGTTCATTTAATTCTTCTACTAATAGTGGAATAAGTAACTtagtatattttctaattatctTTTTACGATCCATCATGTCCGAACTGTAGTCTCAATAGAACTGAACTGACTGTGCTTATTTCAAAACGTGTGTGAACAGCTACTCGCTTACTACACTGTCTCGGCCGAGAAACATTTTACTGTCTCGCCGATTTGCTCGGTACGTGTGATCAAGGCATTATAGCTTACGAGAGCTTAGTACGCTTAGTACGAGAACTTGTTGGGAAGTCATATCAAAGACTTAGCTGACCGTTGCATGCAATTGTCCAAAACAGAATTTTTAAAGCTTGCTTATGATTTAGCTGAGAAACTTAAATTACTGCATCGTTTTAACAACGAAAAAAGAATGGCaggcaaacatttttaatgatgaCTTTATAAAGAGATCCAGGTATAAATCTAAGGCCACGTCCGCACAGGCAGGCGGCTTGCTTAGCGCCTAGTGTCTAGCGCGTCACCTAGCGAGCATCTTAGTAAAACGAACGTTCTAAAATGAACGCGACTAGCCGCACTGCGCGCTTTGCGCCAAGCTAGTCGCTTGACGTGCATCCATGTAAACAAACGTGTTGGTTTTTTGTTGCGAGCCGCTAGGCAGGTTAGAAGAAAACAATGGATGAAATATTGATTGCTGCAGTTTTTAAAAGAGAACCTCTGTGGAATCCTTTCTGATATCGAAAAGCAAGTGAGCCTTTCTAAGGTAATTGTTTACTGTAAACTTCTCAGACAGCACCTTAATAAATACGACACAAACACATTAACAATACAAACACAACATTTTGTCGAAACTTTGAAAGAACAGGTATACAAAAGATTTTATGAGAAAACAGATGTCGAAGCTCATATGCTATATGCTGAAGCGAGTATTTTAGATCCTAGGTTCAAGCAAAGAGGATTTTAAGACATAAATACATATGAAAGAGCACTGTCGGCCCTTAAGAAGAAGGTCGGCCTTAACAACGTGGGAAACATCGTTCCGATGGTAATGCAGCCATCCACTTCTACGACGACTCATCATCGTCATCCATTTGGCAGGATTTTGACCAAGAGGTAGCTGCGCTTATTCCAACTAACCCTATTGCTACTGGAATTGTACAGGAGCCGCTGATAAATCGCAACGAAGACCCCCTTGTCTCGTGGCACAAGCGGAAACACGTGTATCcgatattgtataattatatatttaagttCAATTCATTAGTGAAAATGCATTCTTTAAGATTAATAATGAAGCAGCATTGCAAAGACGTCAAACAAGAATAAATCGTCGTAAACTGGACCAAATTGTAAATATACCGGATTTGGAATTTGTTCATCGTTTTAGGTTAGATAAACAAACTTTTTGGAGTCTCTTCTTGTAATGATTTGTGGCATTTAACTCATTAAAAGTGAAATTAGTTTACAACTCAAGATACGTTTTAATCTTCTAAccttacctacttaggtacataacatTATTAAGTGCCTTTATCATATCTCAATGAAATCATGTTACAGGTTTGATTGCTGAAGTCACGCTGGAGGTGTTTACTAAGACACAGTACCTTGCATTACCATCCTATGGTTACTAAGAAA is a window from the Spodoptera frugiperda isolate SF20-4 chromosome 10, AGI-APGP_CSIRO_Sfru_2.0, whole genome shotgun sequence genome containing:
- the LOC118275338 gene encoding putative nuclease HARBI1, whose amino-acid sequence is MMDRKKIIRKYTKLLIPLLVEELNELLQTVFNELEVEDPDELRMLLRMDVQHFDTLLENITPLIQREDTVMREAITAKTKLQIALCYLVTGASYRYLQAFYRVSRAAISSLIPEVMDAIFTYLENYLKVPQNNEEWKEIELGFRTRWNFPGCHGAIDGKHVIIQAPPNCGSEYFNYKGSNSVVLMAVVDHDYCFRYVNIGANGRNSDGGIFKNSKLRSDLENNLLPKGGFLVGDDAFPLKSYLLKPYSGTNLSTKQKIFNYRVSRARRIVENAFGILASRFRIFQKPIPTNDQTTDKIIRASCALHNWLRLTSPGHYFPRGCVDEEDIDSGSVSEGSWRRELIATLPTITDHSANNAARTARELRDKYAEFFSGAGAVSWQNRMIS